A genome region from Trachemys scripta elegans isolate TJP31775 chromosome 2, CAS_Tse_1.0, whole genome shotgun sequence includes the following:
- the RNF144B gene encoding E3 ubiquitin-protein ligase RNF144B isoform X2 encodes MSWEAHITPESYQRKKIASLVPVDQFQLYQRLKFEREVHLDPCRTWCPAADCQTMCHVELSDSGQPVPVECPACHLKFCSSCKEVWHPERLCQENQPIVIPTEQGALTRTDTEAPIKQCPVCRIYIERNEGCAQMMCKNCKHTFCWYCLQNLDNDIFLRHYDKGPCRNKLGHSRASVMWNRTQVVGILVGLGIIALVTSPLLLVASPCIICCVCKSCRGKKKKHDPPTT; translated from the exons ATGTCTTGGGAAGCTCATATTACCCCAGAGAGCTATCAGAGGAAAAAG ATTGCCTCTTTGGTACCTGTTGATCAGTTTCAGTTATACCAGCGACTGAAATTTGAACGAG AAGTCCACTTGGACCCATGCAGAACGTGGTGCCCTGCTGCTGACTGCCAGACCATGTGCCATGTTGAACTGAGTGACTCAGGACAACCAGTGCCTGTGGAATGTCCAGCTTGTCATCTGAAATTCTGTTCATCCTGCAAAGAAGTATGGCACCCAGAGCGCTTGTGCCAGGAAAACCAACCCATTGTAATACCAACTGAGCAGGG AGCACTTACCAGGACTGACACAGAGGCTCCAATTAAACAGTGCCCAGTGTGCCGGATCTATATTGAACGAAATGAAGGCTGCGCTCAAATGATGTGTAAGAACTGCAAGCATACATTTTGCTGGTACTGCCTACAGAACTTGGAT AATGATATCTTCTTAAGACATTATGACAAAGGCCCCTGCAGAAACAAACTGGGCCATTCTCGAGCCTCGGTTATGTGGAACAGAACACAG GTTGTGGGGATCCTGGTGGGATTGGGTATCATAGCGCTGGTGACTTCTCCCTTACTGCTTGTGGCATCTCCATGCATTATCTGCTGTGTCTGCAAATCCTGCAGAGGCAAAAAGAAAAAGCATGACCCACCGACAACCTAa